A single Arachnia propionica DNA region contains:
- the rimO gene encoding 30S ribosomal protein S12 methylthiotransferase RimO, with protein MNKVHIQTLGCARNDVDSEELAGRLAAGGFVLVDDPAEAETVVVNTCGFIEQAKKDSIDTLLAAADFKESGTTKAVVAVGCMAERYGAQLAEVLPEADAVLGFDDYADIADRLRSILAGGSHEAHVPRDRRKLLPIAPTDRQRAAGRIVTPGHAPLPEGLAPATGPRVIRRRLGSGPAAPLKIASGCDRRCAFCAIPAFRGSYLSRPVADIIAEARWLVEQGVKEVLLVSENTSSYGKDLPGVNLETLLPQLSRVDGLEWIRVSYLQPAEIRPGMLEVMLDTGKVVPYFDLSFQHAAPGVLRRMRRFGDPDSFLGLVERIRAVEPRAGIRSNVIAGFPGETESDVETLREFIIDANLDFLGVFGYSDEEGTEGEGLDAHLDQAEVDARRELLADVANMVCESRAAERVGERTVVLVEETGAGGASGRAPHQGPETDGVVELPGADARIGQFIEVELIDVTGIDMVGEAR; from the coding sequence ATGAACAAGGTCCACATCCAGACGCTGGGCTGTGCCCGCAACGACGTCGACTCGGAGGAACTCGCGGGCCGGCTGGCGGCGGGGGGATTCGTGCTGGTGGACGACCCGGCTGAGGCGGAGACCGTGGTGGTCAACACCTGCGGCTTCATCGAACAGGCCAAGAAGGACTCCATCGACACCCTGTTGGCCGCCGCCGACTTCAAGGAATCCGGCACGACGAAGGCGGTCGTGGCGGTGGGGTGCATGGCGGAACGCTACGGGGCGCAACTCGCGGAGGTCCTGCCCGAGGCCGATGCGGTTCTCGGGTTCGACGACTACGCGGACATTGCTGATCGTCTCCGGTCGATCCTCGCCGGAGGCAGCCACGAGGCCCACGTTCCGAGGGACCGGCGCAAACTGCTGCCGATCGCGCCGACGGACCGCCAGCGGGCTGCCGGGCGGATCGTGACCCCGGGGCACGCCCCCCTGCCGGAAGGGCTGGCCCCGGCAACGGGGCCGCGCGTGATCCGTCGCCGTTTGGGATCGGGACCCGCAGCACCCTTGAAGATAGCCTCCGGATGTGACCGGCGCTGCGCCTTCTGTGCCATTCCCGCCTTCAGGGGTTCCTACCTCTCGCGCCCCGTCGCCGACATCATCGCCGAGGCGCGCTGGCTCGTGGAGCAGGGAGTGAAGGAGGTGCTGCTGGTTTCCGAGAACACCTCCAGTTACGGCAAGGATCTCCCCGGCGTGAACCTGGAGACCTTGCTGCCCCAGTTGTCCCGGGTGGACGGACTGGAATGGATCCGGGTCTCCTATCTGCAACCCGCCGAGATCCGGCCCGGAATGCTGGAGGTCATGTTGGACACCGGCAAGGTGGTGCCCTATTTCGACCTTTCCTTCCAGCACGCCGCGCCCGGGGTGCTGCGGAGGATGAGGCGTTTCGGTGACCCGGATTCCTTCCTCGGGCTGGTCGAACGGATCAGGGCGGTCGAGCCAAGGGCAGGGATCCGCAGCAACGTGATCGCCGGGTTCCCGGGGGAGACCGAGTCGGACGTCGAGACGCTCCGCGAGTTCATCATCGACGCCAACCTGGATTTTCTCGGGGTATTCGGCTATTCCGACGAGGAGGGCACGGAGGGAGAGGGCCTGGATGCCCACCTGGACCAGGCGGAAGTGGATGCGCGGCGGGAACTGCTGGCCGACGTCGCCAACATGGTGTGTGAGTCCCGCGCGGCGGAGAGGGTGGGGGAGCGGACCGTGGTCCTGGTCGAGGAAACCGGCGCTGGCGGGGCCTCGGGGCGCGCGCCGCATCAGGGCCCCGAGACCGACGGGGTTGTGGAGCTTCCCGGGGCCGATGCCCGGATCGGGCAGTTCATTGAAGTTGAGCTCATCGACGTCACAGGAATCGACATGGTGGGAGAAGCCCGATGA
- the pgsA gene encoding CDP-diacylglycerol--glycerol-3-phosphate 3-phosphatidyltransferase gives MTEPRPSNLNVPNVLTVLRIIMVPLFVVVLFWQPANQGWRFIATGIFVVAMLTDLADGYIARRYNLITDFGKLWDPIADKALTGATFISLSLLGELPWYFTVLILVREWGITWLRATIAKYGIMAANRGGKLKTVTQSLALIVFLAWLPGLPGAVQFLAWVLMWAALILTLVTGADYIREAIRIRARGKQPRRSAE, from the coding sequence ATGACCGAACCACGGCCCAGCAATCTGAACGTTCCCAACGTGCTCACGGTGCTCCGCATCATCATGGTGCCGCTGTTCGTCGTGGTGCTGTTCTGGCAACCGGCGAACCAGGGGTGGCGATTCATCGCAACTGGAATCTTCGTGGTCGCGATGCTGACCGATCTGGCGGACGGCTACATCGCCAGGCGCTACAACCTGATCACGGATTTCGGGAAGCTCTGGGACCCGATAGCCGACAAGGCCCTGACGGGTGCGACCTTCATTTCCCTGAGTCTGCTGGGTGAGCTTCCCTGGTATTTCACGGTGCTGATCCTAGTCCGTGAGTGGGGGATCACGTGGCTGCGGGCGACCATCGCGAAGTACGGGATCATGGCGGCCAATCGCGGTGGCAAGCTGAAGACCGTCACCCAGTCGCTGGCCCTGATCGTTTTCCTCGCGTGGCTGCCGGGCCTGCCTGGGGCGGTGCAGTTCCTGGCCTGGGTGCTGATGTGGGCGGCTTTGATCCTGACGCTGGTGACCGGCGCCGACTACATCCGCGAGGCCATCCGGATCCGCGCCCGTGGGAAGCAGCCACGGCGCTCCGCCGAATGA
- a CDS encoding DeoR/GlpR family DNA-binding transcription regulator codes for MLAMLALLQENGQMSLSTLATELGTSEATIRRDVAVLASQGLLDRTHGGARPIQGSRELPVRLRDGRNQAAKSRIAAAAAKLVPEGKHAIGLSGGTTAAEVLRALHHRTDLTIITNSLSIGLEAAEQGQGRVLIAGGVLRSNSLELVGSLAEATLRLVNVGTALVGADGLSSSGGLTTHDDIEARTNHTMIERAQRVIAVADASKIGHVTLAKMADLSEIDVLVTDSNAPEDELARIRDLGVEVVIVPVPADPKTATGS; via the coding sequence ATGCTCGCGATGCTGGCGCTGCTTCAAGAGAATGGTCAGATGTCGCTGTCCACACTCGCCACCGAACTGGGAACTTCCGAGGCCACCATCAGGCGCGATGTCGCCGTGCTCGCGTCCCAGGGGCTGTTGGACCGCACCCATGGTGGTGCACGCCCGATCCAGGGCAGCCGCGAACTCCCGGTACGGCTGCGTGACGGGCGCAATCAGGCCGCCAAGTCCCGCATAGCGGCGGCGGCGGCCAAGCTGGTTCCCGAGGGCAAGCACGCCATCGGTCTGAGCGGCGGAACCACTGCCGCCGAGGTGCTCCGGGCCCTGCACCACCGGACCGATCTGACGATCATCACCAATTCGCTCAGCATCGGCCTGGAAGCAGCCGAGCAGGGGCAGGGCCGTGTCCTCATCGCCGGTGGTGTGCTGCGTTCCAATTCACTGGAACTCGTAGGTTCCCTGGCCGAGGCGACGCTCCGGCTCGTGAACGTCGGTACCGCCCTGGTGGGGGCCGACGGACTCAGCTCGTCCGGGGGACTGACCACCCATGACGACATCGAGGCGCGCACCAATCACACGATGATCGAACGGGCGCAGCGGGTGATCGCGGTGGCCGATGCCTCCAAGATCGGCCACGTCACTTTGGCGAAGATGGCGGATCTGAGCGAAATCGACGTTCTCGTCACCGATTCCAACGCCCCGGAGGACGAACTGGCTCGCATCCGGGACCTGGGCGTCGAGGTGGTGATCGTCCCGGTTCCCGCCGACCCGAAGACCGCTACCGGCAGCTGA
- a CDS encoding DUF3046 domain-containing protein: MREAELWSRLEVVLGKGYAGSWASTVALQELESRTVDEALAAGVPCKKIWRAVWVALELPETMR; this comes from the coding sequence ATGCGTGAAGCGGAATTGTGGTCGAGACTTGAAGTGGTGCTCGGGAAGGGCTACGCCGGGAGCTGGGCCTCGACGGTCGCCCTGCAGGAACTCGAGAGCCGCACCGTGGACGAGGCGCTGGCCGCAGGCGTTCCGTGCAAGAAGATCTGGAGGGCCGTGTGGGTCGCGCTGGAACTGCCGGAAACGATGCGGTGA
- the recA gene encoding recombinase RecA, with protein sequence MAVADRAKALEAALAQIEKVHGKGSVMRLGEDTRLPIDVVPTGSVALDVALGIGGLPRGRIVEIYGPESSGKTTVALHAIANAQAEGGICAFIDAEHALDPDYANKLGVNTDELLVSQPDNGEQALEIADTLVRSGALALIVIDSVAALTPRAEIEGEMGDSHVGLQARLMSQALRKMTGALKSANTTAIFINQLREKIGVMFGSPETTTGGRALKFYSSVRLDVRRIETLKDGSEMVGNRTRVKVVKNKVAPPFKQAEFDIIYGEGISREGSLIDMGVANGIIRKAGAWFTYESDQLGQGKENARNFLKNNPKIAEEIDRRIRAALGVVEQDAPEGKINPETGEVEVAS encoded by the coding sequence ATGGCTGTTGCGGATCGCGCCAAGGCGCTCGAGGCCGCCCTCGCCCAGATCGAGAAGGTGCACGGAAAAGGGTCAGTGATGCGCCTGGGGGAGGACACCCGCCTGCCCATCGATGTCGTCCCGACCGGAAGCGTTGCCTTGGACGTGGCCTTGGGAATCGGTGGCCTGCCCCGGGGACGGATCGTCGAGATCTACGGTCCGGAGTCCTCTGGCAAGACCACGGTTGCCCTCCATGCCATCGCGAACGCGCAGGCCGAGGGCGGGATCTGTGCCTTCATCGACGCGGAGCACGCCCTGGACCCGGATTACGCGAACAAGCTCGGCGTCAATACCGACGAGCTCCTGGTCTCACAACCGGACAACGGGGAACAGGCCCTCGAGATCGCGGACACACTGGTGCGTTCCGGGGCCCTGGCGCTCATCGTCATCGACTCGGTGGCAGCGCTGACGCCCCGAGCCGAGATCGAGGGCGAGATGGGGGATTCGCACGTCGGCCTCCAGGCGCGCCTGATGAGCCAAGCCCTCCGGAAGATGACCGGGGCCCTGAAGTCCGCCAACACCACCGCAATTTTCATCAACCAGCTGCGCGAGAAGATCGGGGTGATGTTCGGTTCTCCCGAAACCACCACGGGTGGTCGCGCACTCAAGTTCTACTCCTCCGTGCGCCTCGATGTCAGGAGGATCGAAACCTTGAAGGACGGTTCCGAGATGGTCGGAAACCGCACCCGCGTGAAGGTGGTCAAGAACAAGGTCGCGCCGCCTTTCAAGCAGGCCGAGTTCGACATCATTTACGGCGAGGGAATTTCCCGGGAAGGAAGCCTGATCGACATGGGTGTGGCCAATGGGATCATTCGCAAAGCGGGAGCCTGGTTCACCTATGAATCCGACCAGCTGGGGCAAGGCAAGGAGAACGCCCGGAACTTTCTGAAGAACAATCCGAAGATCGCGGAGGAGATTGATCGCCGAATCCGGGCCGCGCTCGGTGTCGTGGAACAGGATGCTCCAGAGGGCAAGATCAACCCCGAGACGGGGGAGGTCGAGGTTGCCTCCTGA
- a CDS encoding regulatory protein RecX, translating to MPPETSRAEQLEIARGIALRLLDARSRSEAELRDRLALRGIPEDVSGELTERFREVGLLDDAAFAEALTQTRVQVDRHGLTRIRAELRRRGVGEDVAAEALSRVGQEEELEAARAFAQRRARTLAGLDSRVARRRLAGALGRRGFGGAVVSSVVNEVLGEMDPDTDDMPL from the coding sequence TTGCCTCCTGAAACCAGCCGCGCGGAGCAACTGGAAATTGCCAGAGGCATTGCGCTCAGGCTGTTGGATGCCCGGAGCCGGTCGGAGGCCGAGCTCCGGGACCGGTTGGCCCTCCGCGGAATCCCCGAGGACGTCTCCGGGGAACTGACCGAGCGTTTCCGTGAGGTCGGGCTGCTGGATGATGCTGCCTTCGCGGAAGCGCTCACACAGACCCGGGTCCAGGTGGACAGACACGGTCTCACCCGGATCCGGGCGGAGTTGCGACGCCGGGGAGTGGGCGAGGATGTGGCGGCGGAGGCCCTGTCCCGGGTGGGGCAGGAGGAGGAACTGGAGGCGGCGCGAGCCTTTGCGCAACGCCGTGCCCGCACCTTGGCCGGGCTGGATTCCCGGGTCGCGCGCCGACGTCTGGCCGGGGCCCTCGGACGCAGGGGATTCGGGGGAGCCGTGGTGTCGTCGGTCGTCAACGAGGTGCTCGGGGAAATGGACCCCGACACGGATGACATGCCCTTGTGA
- the rny gene encoding ribonuclease Y, whose amino-acid sequence MEWLGWIIAGLLGVVLGILAWRQRRVALSFIQERARIERRSRSDAASIRKQAVEAAEQLRADAERALEQAKEWAHEAGADIDRRREELEASIATQRAELREQRSAQERQEERLNEKEDRLAAEAEGLATRSELLEQQRTDLRKQREELAAEQGRVQMELERVAGLTANAAQAEVMAEAARQARLSAATLARDIEETAKKEADQRARAIVVTAIQRCAAEQTSESVVSSVDLPGDEMKGRIIGREGRNIRAFEQITGVNVMVDDTPETVLLSCFDPVRREAARLTLMDLVADGRIHPARIEEVHARSIRVLDERIRAVGNEALLEVGIADLHPELIPVVGSLAYRTSFGQNVLAHLIECSHLAGIMAAELGLDVAQCKRAAFLHDIGKALTHESEGPHAIIGADLLRRHGEHPDVVHAVEAHHNEVEPRTVEAILTQAADAISGSRPGARRESLEAYVERMQHLESIAMAHEGVTRAYAMQAGREVRIMVAPEVVDDAMSRVLAREIAAEVEANLTYPGQIRITVVRESRATELAH is encoded by the coding sequence ATGGAATGGCTGGGCTGGATCATCGCTGGGTTGCTGGGTGTCGTCCTGGGGATCCTCGCCTGGCGGCAGCGGCGAGTTGCCCTGTCGTTCATTCAGGAACGGGCTCGCATCGAACGCAGAAGCCGCTCCGATGCAGCATCCATCCGCAAACAGGCGGTGGAGGCAGCCGAGCAGCTCAGGGCGGATGCGGAACGGGCCCTGGAACAGGCGAAGGAATGGGCGCACGAGGCCGGCGCCGACATCGACAGGCGCCGCGAGGAGTTGGAGGCGTCGATAGCCACTCAGCGCGCCGAGCTGCGCGAGCAGCGCAGCGCGCAGGAACGCCAGGAAGAACGCCTGAACGAGAAGGAGGACCGGCTCGCCGCGGAGGCCGAGGGACTCGCGACGCGCTCGGAGCTTCTCGAGCAGCAGCGCACGGATCTCAGGAAACAGCGCGAGGAACTCGCTGCGGAACAGGGCCGCGTGCAGATGGAGCTTGAACGTGTGGCGGGGTTGACGGCGAACGCCGCCCAGGCGGAGGTGATGGCAGAGGCGGCACGCCAGGCCCGTTTGTCAGCTGCCACCCTGGCCCGGGACATCGAGGAGACCGCGAAGAAGGAAGCGGACCAGCGGGCCCGGGCGATAGTCGTGACCGCCATCCAGCGGTGCGCGGCAGAGCAGACCAGCGAGTCGGTGGTTTCCAGCGTCGACCTTCCCGGCGACGAGATGAAGGGGCGGATCATCGGGCGTGAGGGCCGCAACATCAGGGCCTTCGAGCAGATCACCGGAGTCAACGTGATGGTGGACGACACCCCGGAGACGGTGCTGCTCAGCTGCTTTGACCCGGTGAGACGGGAAGCCGCCCGGCTGACCCTCATGGACCTGGTCGCCGACGGGCGTATTCATCCGGCAAGAATCGAGGAGGTGCACGCCCGCAGCATCCGGGTGCTGGACGAGCGCATCAGGGCCGTCGGTAACGAGGCCCTCCTGGAGGTGGGAATCGCCGATCTCCACCCGGAACTGATACCCGTGGTCGGCTCCTTGGCCTACCGCACCAGCTTCGGGCAGAACGTGCTCGCCCACCTGATCGAGTGCTCCCATCTGGCCGGGATCATGGCGGCCGAACTGGGGCTCGACGTGGCGCAGTGCAAGAGAGCAGCCTTCCTGCACGACATAGGCAAGGCCCTAACCCACGAGTCCGAAGGACCCCATGCGATCATTGGCGCCGACCTGCTGCGCCGCCACGGCGAACACCCCGACGTGGTCCACGCGGTCGAGGCGCACCACAACGAGGTCGAGCCCCGGACCGTCGAGGCGATCCTCACCCAGGCGGCAGATGCCATCTCCGGTTCCCGCCCTGGCGCTAGGCGCGAGTCCCTGGAGGCCTACGTGGAGCGGATGCAGCATCTTGAATCCATCGCAATGGCCCACGAGGGAGTGACCCGCGCCTACGCAATGCAGGCGGGAAGGGAGGTCCGGATCATGGTGGCACCCGAGGTCGTGGATGACGCGATGAGCCGGGTGCTGGCACGCGAGATCGCGGCCGAGGTGGAGGCGAACCTCACCTATCCGGGGCAGATCCGCATCACGGTGGTGCGTGAGTCACGCGCCACCGAACTGGCTCACTGA
- a CDS encoding aldose 1-epimerase, whose protein sequence is MVFPTGEQYEIKAGGCSAVITEVGARLRSFTIDGTEILATHGPDQAPKGWEGAHLLPWPNRLRDGRYHLGGQEFQLPINEPSRNNANHGLNVGLAWECLAHLGTSVRQRCVLWPRRGWPGILAVEILHQLEAQGLRVEVTATNIGTMPIPWGYGAHPYFRFEDISGVELTVPFDAELAVDPERLLPIRLGPVAPAHDFIRARTIGETVLDATFTDPLTRDWTVTLSGDGRTIEVWGEATTQWVQVFTAPHRDSVAVEPMTCGPDAFNEGPTYRDRIMLRPGESAHATWGIRAALRSVSQFGGA, encoded by the coding sequence ATGGTCTTCCCAACAGGCGAGCAATACGAGATCAAAGCCGGGGGTTGCAGCGCCGTGATCACCGAAGTGGGCGCCAGGCTGCGCAGCTTCACCATCGACGGCACGGAAATCCTCGCGACGCACGGGCCCGACCAGGCCCCGAAAGGCTGGGAGGGAGCCCATCTGCTTCCCTGGCCCAACCGGCTCCGCGACGGGCGCTACCACCTAGGCGGCCAGGAGTTCCAGCTGCCCATCAACGAACCCTCCCGGAACAACGCGAATCATGGCCTGAACGTGGGCCTGGCCTGGGAGTGCCTGGCCCATCTCGGGACCTCTGTCCGTCAGCGGTGCGTTCTCTGGCCCCGGCGCGGCTGGCCCGGAATCCTCGCGGTGGAGATCCTGCACCAACTCGAGGCGCAGGGCCTGAGGGTGGAGGTCACCGCCACGAACATCGGGACCATGCCCATCCCCTGGGGCTACGGCGCCCATCCCTATTTCCGTTTCGAGGACATCTCCGGCGTTGAGTTGACGGTGCCGTTCGACGCGGAACTGGCGGTCGATCCCGAGAGACTGCTTCCCATCCGCCTCGGCCCCGTCGCCCCCGCGCACGATTTCATCCGGGCCCGCACCATCGGGGAGACGGTCCTGGATGCCACCTTCACCGACCCCCTGACCAGAGACTGGACCGTCACCCTGAGCGGGGACGGCCGCACGATCGAGGTGTGGGGTGAGGCGACCACCCAGTGGGTGCAGGTGTTCACCGCTCCCCACCGCGACAGCGTGGCGGTGGAACCGATGACCTGCGGTCCCGACGCCTTCAACGAGGGTCCGACGTACAGGGACCGGATCATGCTGCGGCCGGGAGAGTCCGCGCACGCCACGTGGGGAATTCGCGCCGCTCTCCGGTCAGTGAGCCAGTTCGGTGGCGCGTGA
- the miaB gene encoding tRNA (N6-isopentenyl adenosine(37)-C2)-methylthiotransferase MiaB — MSSRTYHVITYGCQMNVHDSERIAGLLEEAGLRRAQEPAEPVLGAGADVVVFNTCAVRENADNRLYGNLGHMAAIKARHPGMQIAVGGCMAQKDRDVILRKAPWVDVVFGTHNVGSLPTLLERARVEEAAQVEVVEALQTFPSNLPSRRESPYSAWVSVSVGCNNTCTFCIVPQLRGKETDRRPGDILAEVRMLVDQGVQEITLLGQNVNAYGVEFGDRQAFAKLLRACGQVEGLERVRFTSPHPKDFTDDVIAAMAETPNVMPQLHMPLQSGSDAVLKAMRRSYRRKRFLGILERVREAMPHAAITTDIIVGFPGETDEDFEATMDVVREARFSAAYTFQYSKRPGTPAAEMQNQVAHETVQERYERLVELVGRIAWEENRRFEGQEIEVMFALGEGRKDSETNRMSGRARDNRLVHVAVGEEPSDRPRPGDIAYATITHAAPHHLNSDAPLRGLRRTRGGDAWEAANTDVPEPKGVPLGMPNLRRP; from the coding sequence ATGAGTTCGCGCACTTATCACGTAATCACCTACGGCTGCCAGATGAACGTCCACGACTCCGAGCGGATCGCGGGACTGCTGGAGGAGGCCGGGCTGAGGCGTGCTCAGGAACCCGCCGAGCCGGTTCTCGGCGCGGGGGCGGACGTGGTGGTTTTCAACACCTGCGCGGTGCGTGAGAACGCCGACAACCGTCTCTACGGAAACCTCGGGCACATGGCCGCCATCAAGGCGCGCCATCCCGGGATGCAGATCGCGGTGGGCGGCTGCATGGCCCAGAAGGACCGGGACGTGATCCTGCGGAAGGCTCCATGGGTGGATGTGGTCTTCGGCACCCACAACGTCGGCAGCCTTCCCACGCTGCTCGAACGGGCTCGCGTCGAGGAGGCCGCGCAGGTGGAGGTGGTCGAGGCCCTTCAGACCTTTCCGAGTAACCTGCCGAGCCGCCGCGAGTCGCCCTACTCGGCCTGGGTGTCGGTGAGCGTCGGATGCAACAACACCTGCACCTTCTGCATCGTTCCGCAACTTCGCGGGAAGGAGACCGACCGGCGACCGGGTGACATCCTCGCCGAGGTGCGGATGCTGGTCGACCAGGGGGTGCAGGAGATCACCCTTCTGGGGCAGAACGTGAACGCCTACGGGGTGGAGTTCGGGGACCGGCAGGCCTTCGCGAAGCTGCTGCGCGCCTGCGGCCAGGTCGAGGGCCTGGAACGGGTACGCTTCACATCCCCTCACCCCAAAGATTTTACCGACGACGTGATTGCCGCCATGGCTGAGACCCCCAACGTCATGCCGCAGCTTCACATGCCCCTGCAATCCGGTTCGGACGCGGTCCTGAAGGCGATGCGGCGTTCCTATCGTCGGAAGCGGTTCCTCGGGATCCTGGAACGCGTCCGGGAGGCCATGCCACATGCGGCCATCACCACGGACATCATCGTGGGTTTCCCGGGCGAGACCGACGAGGACTTCGAGGCCACCATGGACGTGGTGCGCGAGGCCCGTTTCTCCGCCGCCTACACCTTCCAGTACTCGAAACGCCCCGGAACTCCGGCCGCCGAGATGCAGAACCAGGTGGCTCATGAGACGGTCCAGGAACGCTACGAACGGCTGGTCGAGCTGGTGGGAAGGATCGCCTGGGAAGAGAACCGCCGTTTCGAGGGGCAGGAAATCGAGGTGATGTTCGCCCTGGGGGAGGGACGGAAAGACTCCGAGACCAACCGCATGAGCGGGCGGGCCCGCGACAACAGGCTGGTACACGTGGCCGTTGGTGAGGAGCCGTCGGATCGGCCCAGGCCGGGGGACATCGCCTACGCGACCATCACCCACGCCGCGCCGCACCACCTGAATTCGGATGCCCCCCTCAGGGGACTGCGGCGGACCAGGGGCGGCGATGCGTGGGAAGCGGCCAATACGGACGTACCCGAGCCCAAAGGGGTTCCTCTGGGCATGCCAAACCTACGGCGCCCCTGA
- a CDS encoding antitoxin — protein sequence MGIFDNIGEQVTQHGETIDQAIEKGAEFIDEKTGGKHSEQINQAADFVKDKVDNLASKKEGE from the coding sequence ATGGGAATCTTCGACAACATCGGTGAGCAGGTGACCCAACACGGGGAAACCATCGATCAGGCGATCGAGAAGGGCGCCGAGTTCATCGACGAGAAGACCGGCGGCAAGCACAGCGAGCAGATCAACCAGGCCGCCGACTTCGTCAAGGACAAGGTTGACAACCTGGCCAGCAAGAAGGAGGGCGAGTAA
- the miaA gene encoding tRNA (adenosine(37)-N6)-dimethylallyltransferase MiaA, with amino-acid sequence MPVLAKFRTGTGRMVAMHPPLIVLVGPTATGKSALAVSLARELIGRGKPAEVVNADSMLVYRGMDIGTAKPSEAERGGVAHHLIDILEVTETASVADFQARARAVIADLRGRGTVPILVGGSALYTRAITDAFEFPGSDAVLRAGLETELERVGVEELYARLAVLAPESAAHIEPGNGRRIVRALEIRALTGGHQAVLPEWTYELDGVHQFGLELDRSELDSRIDARVEEMWRLGIVAEVENLIPRGLREGRTASRAIGYRQVLAFLDGRCSEEEAKEDVKRATRRFFRKQLGWYRRDPRIVWLTAGDSDNPTRIMEISGT; translated from the coding sequence ATGCCTGTTCTGGCGAAGTTCCGCACCGGGACTGGCAGGATGGTGGCCATGCATCCGCCCCTGATAGTGCTCGTCGGGCCAACTGCGACGGGCAAGTCGGCGCTCGCGGTCTCGCTGGCCCGCGAGCTCATCGGGCGGGGGAAGCCTGCCGAGGTGGTCAACGCGGATTCGATGCTGGTCTACCGGGGCATGGACATCGGTACCGCGAAACCCTCCGAGGCGGAACGAGGCGGGGTCGCACACCACCTGATCGACATTCTGGAGGTCACCGAGACCGCGTCCGTCGCCGATTTCCAGGCCCGCGCCCGGGCCGTGATCGCGGATCTGCGGGGCCGGGGAACCGTTCCGATCCTGGTCGGTGGTTCCGCCCTCTACACGCGGGCCATCACTGATGCCTTCGAGTTCCCGGGTTCCGACGCGGTTCTCAGGGCAGGCCTGGAAACCGAACTGGAACGCGTCGGGGTGGAGGAGTTGTATGCCCGCCTGGCGGTCCTGGCACCGGAATCCGCGGCCCACATCGAACCCGGAAACGGTAGGCGCATCGTGAGGGCGCTGGAGATTCGTGCACTGACGGGGGGGCATCAGGCGGTGCTTCCCGAGTGGACCTACGAACTCGACGGGGTTCACCAGTTCGGGCTGGAACTGGACCGGAGCGAACTGGACAGCCGCATCGATGCACGGGTGGAGGAGATGTGGCGCCTAGGCATCGTGGCCGAAGTTGAGAACCTGATTCCTCGCGGGCTGCGGGAAGGGCGGACGGCCTCCCGCGCGATCGGCTACCGGCAGGTTCTCGCCTTCCTCGATGGGCGGTGCAGCGAGGAGGAGGCGAAGGAGGACGTGAAACGGGCCACCCGGAGGTTTTTCCGCAAGCAGCTGGGCTGGTACCGGCGGGACCCCAGGATCGTGTGGCTGACAGCGGGGGATTCAGACAACCCCACCCGGATCATGGAAATCTCCGGGACATAG
- the dapF gene encoding diaminopimelate epimerase: MGTLFRYTFAKGHATGNDFIIIDDPHGMQDLSAEAVAALCDRHTGVGGDGLLRVVRAGQMAGHEFDPELWFMDYRNADGSVAEMCGNGLRLFSRYLLNDQLVQSGEFTVATRAGLKQVRVARGGLIATNLGAVGLGKEPVVITHEGRTFTGRPADVGNPHAVVFTDRDVLRQLDLSRAPVWEPADVFPTGVNVEFVHEVMPGELLMRVYERGCGETLSCGTGVVASAAAYRDRSGFDGPIQVRVRGGDLVVTFEGDEVWLTGPAVIVARGEYWS; the protein is encoded by the coding sequence GTGGGCACTTTGTTCCGGTACACGTTCGCCAAGGGTCATGCAACCGGCAACGACTTCATCATCATTGATGATCCACACGGGATGCAGGATCTGAGCGCTGAAGCGGTCGCCGCGCTCTGCGACCGCCACACGGGTGTCGGAGGGGATGGGCTGTTACGGGTGGTACGGGCCGGTCAGATGGCCGGGCACGAATTCGATCCGGAGCTGTGGTTCATGGACTACCGCAACGCCGACGGATCGGTCGCCGAGATGTGCGGCAACGGTTTGCGGTTGTTCTCCCGTTATCTCCTGAACGATCAGCTGGTCCAGAGCGGGGAGTTCACCGTCGCGACCCGGGCTGGACTCAAACAGGTTCGGGTCGCCCGGGGAGGATTGATAGCAACGAACCTGGGTGCGGTCGGTCTGGGAAAGGAGCCCGTCGTCATCACCCACGAGGGACGGACGTTCACGGGACGACCTGCTGATGTCGGCAATCCACACGCCGTCGTGTTCACGGACCGTGATGTGCTCAGGCAACTGGATCTTTCCCGGGCCCCGGTCTGGGAGCCCGCCGATGTCTTCCCCACGGGGGTGAACGTCGAGTTCGTTCACGAGGTCATGCCCGGGGAGCTGCTCATGCGCGTCTATGAGCGTGGCTGCGGGGAAACCCTGAGCTGCGGCACCGGGGTGGTCGCCTCCGCGGCCGCCTACCGTGACCGCAGCGGGTTCGACGGCCCCATCCAGGTGCGCGTTCGTGGCGGAGACCTGGTCGTGACCTTCGAGGGTGACGAGGTCTGGCTGACGGGACCGGCGGTGATCGTTGCGCGCGGCGAGTACTGGAGCTGA